One genomic segment of Salmo trutta chromosome 8, fSalTru1.1, whole genome shotgun sequence includes these proteins:
- the LOC115198437 gene encoding permeability factor 2 translates to MNTASITIILLTFLSIFSSTEGIKQPLVLRCLCPKVQAGLIPLRDLKSVWHLSPRPHCSKTEVIVTLKSGGQLCLDPKKRLVKILVERSTKRMQESKRSKEVGSVTPALLHLSTK, encoded by the exons ATGAACACCGCAAGCATAACCATCATTCTGCTCACCTTTCTGTCCATCTTCTCATCAACTGAAG GGATAAAGCAACCACTGGTTCTACGCTGCCTTTGCCCCAAAGTGCAGGCTGGTCTTATTCCGCTCAGGGATTTGAAGAGTGTGTGGCACCTCTCTCCTCGCCCACACTGTTCAAAGACTGAAGTCAT TGTCACACTCAAAAGTGGAGGTCAACTCTGCCTGGACCCAAAGAAACGTTTGGTGAAGATTCTGGTGGAGAGATCAACCAAAAG AATGCAGGAAAGCAAACGTTCTAAAGAGGTTGGAAGCGTCACTCCTGCCCTGTTACACTTGTCAACCAAATGA